The following are encoded in a window of Gossypium raimondii isolate GPD5lz chromosome 13, ASM2569854v1, whole genome shotgun sequence genomic DNA:
- the LOC128036202 gene encoding uncharacterized protein LOC128036202, giving the protein MSMDTTKIDCISSWPTHRSVKELRSFLGLTGYYRRFIRNYGEISRLLTDLLQKNCWGWNDRATEAFQALKQALVTAPVLVLPNFQLEFTVDTDASGGGIGAVLQQQGRPIAFFSKALRVRHQALSIYEKEMLTVLLAVRKWHAYLVQQSYTQDDRLQQIIQRTHQHPNPDQKYSWDGRFLFRKGKIVVGKDSQLRRELFFHFHASAIGGHSGVHVTRKRLSSQLYWKGLTTDVKRWIRECITCQKCKEESVASPGLLQPLPIPDRAWKSGTRLLLLTAYHPQTDGQTELTPYEALYGQPPPAHMPYLAGISHVAVVDRSLRAREAARKLLHFCLKKAQHRMKHFADKHRSERSFQQSLGKVSNQKLSPKYYGPFPVIQKVGAVAYTLQLPQNSHIHPTFHVSQLKKHVGSTPTQLQLPLVDAHGALPKEPVRISDRRIVKKGSQAVTEVLVEWADSFPEDATWESFSALQAKFPHFQP; this is encoded by the exons ATGTCTATGGATACCACTAAGATTGATTGCATATCTTCATGGCCTACTCATCGGTCAGTGAAAGAGCTGCGTAGTTTCCTTGGTCTCACAGGGTACTACAGACGGTTTATAAGGAATTATGGAGAAATTTCTCGACTGTTAACTGATTTATTACAGAAAAATTGTTGGGGATGGAACGACCGAGCCACTGAAGCCTTCCAAGCACTTAAACAAGCCCTGGTTACAGCTCCTGTGTTGGTACTTCCAAATTTTCAGCTTGAATTTACCGTGGATACAGATGCGAGCGGCGGGGGCATTGGTGCAGTTTTGCAACAGCAAGGTAGGCCAATAGCATTCTTTAGCAAAGCTCTTAGGGTGCGACATCAAGCATTATCCATCTATGAAAAAGAAATGCTAACAGTTTTACTAGCAGTTCGAAAGTGGCATGCTTACTTG GTGCAGCAATCTTATACTCAAGACGACCGACTGCAGCAAATTATTCAACGCACTCACCAGCATCCGAATCCTGACCAAAAATATTCTTGGGATGGCCGATTTTTGTTCAGAAAAGGGAAGATAGTCGTGGGGAAGGATTCACAATTACGACGGGagttattctttcattttcatgcTAGTGCTATTGGAGGTCATTCTGGGGTGCATGTAACTAGGAAGCGGCTTTCGAGTCAATTATACTGGAAGGGCCTTACTACGGATGTTAAGAGGTGGATCCGTGAATGTATCACTTGTCAAAAATGCAAAGAGGAATCAGTGGCTTCTCCTGGCCTCCTACAGCCCTTACCAATACCTGACAGAGCTTG GAAGTCAGGGACTAGGCTTTTACTATTGACGGCCTACCACCCTCAGACGGATGGCCAGACTGAA CTCACCCCGTACGAGGCTCTGTATGGTCAGCCCCCACCTGCACACATGCCCTATTTGGCAGGTATTTCTCATGTGGCAGTTGTAGATCGAAGCTTACGGGCGAGGGAGGCTGCTCGAAAGTTACTTCATTTTTGCCTCAAGAAAGCTCAGCACCGCATGAAGCACTTTGCAGACAAGCATCGATCTGAGCGAAGCTTTCAA CAATCGCTTGGGAAAGTCTCTAACCAGAAGCTATCTCCCAAGTATTATGGTCCTTTTCCAGTGATTCAGAAAGTCGGGGCAGTGGCTTATACCCTGCAACTTCCACAAAATTCTCATATTCATCCTACATTTCATGTTTCGCAATTAAAGAAGCATGTGGGGTCTACTCCAACTCAATTACAGTTACCACTAGTGGATGCTCATGGTGCCTTACCAAAAGAGCCTGTTCGCATTAGTGACAGAAGAATAGTTAAGAAAGGAAGTCAAGCTGTGACTGAAGTATTAGTAGAGTGGGCTGACTCTTTTCCAGAAGATGCGACCTGGGAATCATTTTCTGCCCTGCAAGCCAAATTTCCTCATTTTCAGCCTTGA